The genomic segment TTCGTTTTCTGCAAAAATAAAGTCTACCAACTCGATTTGTGTTCTTACAAATGCCACGTTTGGCAAATTTTCTTCGAGAGCCGTTTTTGCTCCTCGCCAAAAACGAGCACCTTTAATATCGATTCCAATATAGTTTTTATTTGGGTTTTTTCTTGCCAAGGCAATTGTATACTCGCCTTTACCACAACCCAATTCTACGATAATAGGATTCTCGTTTCCAAAAAAAGAATGCCATTTACCTTTGTAAGTAAAGTTGGTTACAACTTCTTCTCTCGTTGGTTGAATGACATTTTTAAACGTTTCATTTTCTTTGAAACGTTTTAGTTTATTTTTGCTTCCCAAGGTGTAAAATTATGCTCTATCTTCTGTTCCTTCTCTTACAAATCGCTTAGATTCTTTCATCCAGTAGGCAAAAAGAACTAATAAAACTAATAGAAAAAACCAGTTTACTGCGTTAGAAACCCACCATCCAAAATCTGCATGTGCTACACTTGTACGTAACCA from the Polaribacter cellanae genome contains:
- a CDS encoding DUF6341 family protein; translation: MIASNIFRWIGSLFTDLLFIPFEWLRTSVAHADFGWWVSNAVNWFFLLVLLVLFAYWMKESKRFVREGTEDRA
- the trmB gene encoding tRNA (guanosine(46)-N7)-methyltransferase TrmB, with amino-acid sequence MGSKNKLKRFKENETFKNVIQPTREEVVTNFTYKGKWHSFFGNENPIIVELGCGKGEYTIALARKNPNKNYIGIDIKGARFWRGAKTALEENLPNVAFVRTQIELVDFIFAENEVSEIWITFPDPQIKYKRTKHRMTNVDFLKKYHHILNEKGIVNLKTDSEFMHGYTLGLLHGEGHEVLYANHTVYKNEGAPKEVVETQTFYENQYLAVNKPITYIQFRLKY